One Cydia pomonella isolate Wapato2018A chromosome 15, ilCydPomo1, whole genome shotgun sequence DNA window includes the following coding sequences:
- the LOC133525696 gene encoding serine/threonine-protein phosphatase PP1-beta catalytic subunit isoform X3, translating into MADELNVDSLIHRLLEVRGCRPGKTVQMSESEVRGLCTKSREIFLQQPILLELEAPLKICGDIHGQYTDLLRLFEYGGFPPEANYLFLGDYVDRGKQSLETICLLLAYKIKYPENFFLLRGNHECASINRIYGFYDECKRRYNIKLWKTFTDCFNCLPIAAIIDEKIFCCHGGLSPDLQGMEQIRRIMRPTDVPDTGLLCDLLWSDPDKDVQGWGENDRGVSFTFGPDVVSKFLNRHDLDLICRAHQVVEDGYEFFAKRQLVTLFSAPNYCGEFDNAGGMMSVDETLMCSFQILKPSEKKAKYQYNGINSGRPATPQRSPPKKK; encoded by the exons ATGGCTGACGAACTCAATGTTGACAGTCTAATTCACAGGCTTTTAGAAG TTCGAGGATGCAGGCCTGGGAAGACGGTTCAGATGTCCGAGTCGGAGGTGCGTGGGCTGTGCACCAAGTCTCGGGAAATATTTCTGCAACAGCCAATACTACTGGAATTGGAGGCACCACTAAAAATTTGTG GTGATATTCATGGCCAGTACACAGATTTACTACGTCTGTTCGAATACGGGGGCTTCCCGCCCGAGGCCAACTATCTCTTTCTCGGCGACTACGTAGACCGCGGCAAGCAGTCGCTGGAAACTATTTGCCTCCTGCTCGCGTACAAGATCAAATATCCAGAGAACTTCTTCCTTTTGCGAGGCAACCATGAGTGCGCTAGTATAAACCGCATTTACG GTTTCTACGACGAGTGCAAACGCCGGTACAACATAAAGTTATGGAAGACGTTCACCGACTGCTTCAACTGCCTGCCCATCGCGGCCATCATCGACGAGAAGATATTCTGTTGTCACGGAGGCCTGTCGCCGGATCTGCAGGGCATGGAGCAGATTAGGAGGATAATGAGACCTACTGACGTTCCTGATACAG GTCTGCTTTGTGATTTGCTGTGGTCAGATCCAGACAAGGACGTCCAAGGATGGGGTGAAAATGATCGCGGTGTGTCATTCACATTCGGCCCTGATGTTGTCAGCAAATTTCTCAATAGACATGACTTGGATCTAATTTGTCGAGCCCATCAG GTAGTAGAAGATGGTTACGAATTCTTTGCGAAAAGGCAGCTTGTCACGCTATTTTCCGCCCCCAATTACTGTGGCGAGTTTGACAATGCCGGTGGCATGATGTCCGTTGACGAGACACTCATGTGCTCGTTCCAG ATATTGAAACCATCTGAGAAAAAGGCGAAATATCAATACAATGGTATCAACAGTGGCAGGCCCGCCACGCCACAGCGGTCGCCGCCGAAAAAGAAATAA
- the LOC133525696 gene encoding serine/threonine-protein phosphatase PP1-beta catalytic subunit isoform X1 gives MADELNVDSLIHRLLEVFRVQQETARRKGKFKDIFSSEFRGCRPGKTVQMSESEVRGLCTKSREIFLQQPILLELEAPLKICGDIHGQYTDLLRLFEYGGFPPEANYLFLGDYVDRGKQSLETICLLLAYKIKYPENFFLLRGNHECASINRIYGFYDECKRRYNIKLWKTFTDCFNCLPIAAIIDEKIFCCHGGLSPDLQGMEQIRRIMRPTDVPDTGLLCDLLWSDPDKDVQGWGENDRGVSFTFGPDVVSKFLNRHDLDLICRAHQVVEDGYEFFAKRQLVTLFSAPNYCGEFDNAGGMMSVDETLMCSFQILKPSEKKAKYQYNGINSGRPATPQRSPPKKK, from the exons ATGGCTGACGAACTCAATGTTGACAGTCTAATTCACAGGCTTTTAGAAG TATTCAGAGTGCAACAGGAAACAGCAAGGCGGAAAGGGAAATTCAAAGACATCTTTTCATCAGAAT TTCGAGGATGCAGGCCTGGGAAGACGGTTCAGATGTCCGAGTCGGAGGTGCGTGGGCTGTGCACCAAGTCTCGGGAAATATTTCTGCAACAGCCAATACTACTGGAATTGGAGGCACCACTAAAAATTTGTG GTGATATTCATGGCCAGTACACAGATTTACTACGTCTGTTCGAATACGGGGGCTTCCCGCCCGAGGCCAACTATCTCTTTCTCGGCGACTACGTAGACCGCGGCAAGCAGTCGCTGGAAACTATTTGCCTCCTGCTCGCGTACAAGATCAAATATCCAGAGAACTTCTTCCTTTTGCGAGGCAACCATGAGTGCGCTAGTATAAACCGCATTTACG GTTTCTACGACGAGTGCAAACGCCGGTACAACATAAAGTTATGGAAGACGTTCACCGACTGCTTCAACTGCCTGCCCATCGCGGCCATCATCGACGAGAAGATATTCTGTTGTCACGGAGGCCTGTCGCCGGATCTGCAGGGCATGGAGCAGATTAGGAGGATAATGAGACCTACTGACGTTCCTGATACAG GTCTGCTTTGTGATTTGCTGTGGTCAGATCCAGACAAGGACGTCCAAGGATGGGGTGAAAATGATCGCGGTGTGTCATTCACATTCGGCCCTGATGTTGTCAGCAAATTTCTCAATAGACATGACTTGGATCTAATTTGTCGAGCCCATCAG GTAGTAGAAGATGGTTACGAATTCTTTGCGAAAAGGCAGCTTGTCACGCTATTTTCCGCCCCCAATTACTGTGGCGAGTTTGACAATGCCGGTGGCATGATGTCCGTTGACGAGACACTCATGTGCTCGTTCCAG ATATTGAAACCATCTGAGAAAAAGGCGAAATATCAATACAATGGTATCAACAGTGGCAGGCCCGCCACGCCACAGCGGTCGCCGCCGAAAAAGAAATAA
- the LOC133525696 gene encoding serine/threonine-protein phosphatase alpha-2 isoform isoform X2, whose product MADELNVDSLIHRLLEVFRVQQETARRKGKFKDIFSSEFRGCRPGKTVQMSESEVRGLCTKSREIFLQQPILLELEAPLKICGDIHGQYTDLLRLFEYGGFPPEANYLFLGDYVDRGKQSLETICLLLAYKIKYPENFFLLRGNHECASINRIYGFYDECKRRYNIKLWKTFTDCFNCLPIAAIIDEKIFCCHGGLSPDLQGMEQIRRIMRPTDVPDTGLLCDLLWSDPDKDVQGWGENDRGVSFTFGPDVVSKFLNRHDLDLICRAHQVVEDGYEFFAKRQLVTLFSAPNYCGEFDNAGGMMSVDETLMCSFQILKPSEKKTIKKEH is encoded by the exons ATGGCTGACGAACTCAATGTTGACAGTCTAATTCACAGGCTTTTAGAAG TATTCAGAGTGCAACAGGAAACAGCAAGGCGGAAAGGGAAATTCAAAGACATCTTTTCATCAGAAT TTCGAGGATGCAGGCCTGGGAAGACGGTTCAGATGTCCGAGTCGGAGGTGCGTGGGCTGTGCACCAAGTCTCGGGAAATATTTCTGCAACAGCCAATACTACTGGAATTGGAGGCACCACTAAAAATTTGTG GTGATATTCATGGCCAGTACACAGATTTACTACGTCTGTTCGAATACGGGGGCTTCCCGCCCGAGGCCAACTATCTCTTTCTCGGCGACTACGTAGACCGCGGCAAGCAGTCGCTGGAAACTATTTGCCTCCTGCTCGCGTACAAGATCAAATATCCAGAGAACTTCTTCCTTTTGCGAGGCAACCATGAGTGCGCTAGTATAAACCGCATTTACG GTTTCTACGACGAGTGCAAACGCCGGTACAACATAAAGTTATGGAAGACGTTCACCGACTGCTTCAACTGCCTGCCCATCGCGGCCATCATCGACGAGAAGATATTCTGTTGTCACGGAGGCCTGTCGCCGGATCTGCAGGGCATGGAGCAGATTAGGAGGATAATGAGACCTACTGACGTTCCTGATACAG GTCTGCTTTGTGATTTGCTGTGGTCAGATCCAGACAAGGACGTCCAAGGATGGGGTGAAAATGATCGCGGTGTGTCATTCACATTCGGCCCTGATGTTGTCAGCAAATTTCTCAATAGACATGACTTGGATCTAATTTGTCGAGCCCATCAG GTAGTAGAAGATGGTTACGAATTCTTTGCGAAAAGGCAGCTTGTCACGCTATTTTCCGCCCCCAATTACTGTGGCGAGTTTGACAATGCCGGTGGCATGATGTCCGTTGACGAGACACTCATGTGCTCGTTCCAG ATATTGAAACCGTCTGAGAAGAAGACTATAAAAAAGGAACACTAA
- the LOC133525699 gene encoding uncharacterized protein LOC133525699 has protein sequence MDDQHVNESMNKSDVMFDNLVILKEFSNIVNHVSDEEFLETVPKAKMKRVKWVPMFNCLKQGILDEMIQEMNAMWASENLPQKMEILQKQKAKYSHIDSNTKLWRPQLGDVKSQLKAHDVANLRKQKKMLEGLAKDYEARVGRLKRILSAKRGYIKALKMDVAKYQKKNESTVSKISERLESHEQRIKIIMPTKSDLEINWADVEHDEGIENA, from the exons ATGGATGATCAACACGTAAACGAATCAATGAACAAATCAGATGTAATGTTTGATAATCTTGTAATTCTAAAGGAATTCAGTAATATTGTAAATCATGTGAG CGATGAGGAGTTTCTTGAAACAGTGCCCAAAGCAAAAATGAAGCGAGTAAAATGGGTGCCAATGTTCAACTGTTTAAAACAAGGAATTCTTGATGAAATGATACAGGAAATGAATGCTATGTGGGCCTCAGAAAACTTACCACAGAAGATGGAAATCTTACAGAAACAGAAAGCAAAATATAGTCACATAGATTCAAACACAAAATTATG GAGGCCTCAGCTGGGTGATGTCAAAAGCCAATTGAAAGCTCATGATGTTGCAAACTTACGGAAACAAAAGAAAATGCTGGAGGGTCTAGCAAAAGATTATGAAGCCAGAGTCGGCAGACTAAAAAGGATTCTTTCTGCCAAGCGAGGATACATCAAAGCATTGAAAATGGATGTTGCCAAATATCAGAAGAAAAACGAAAGCACTGTTTCTAAAATCAGTGAACGACTTGAGAGCCATGAGCAgcgaattaaaataattatgcccACCAAGTCAGATCTTGAGATAAACTGGGCTGATGTGGAACATGACGAGGGAATTGAAAATGCATGA